Genomic window (Macrobrachium rosenbergii isolate ZJJX-2024 chromosome 48, ASM4041242v1, whole genome shotgun sequence):
TCTGAACTTATTACaatgtaaaatcaaataaaatatcattgttcttaagaaaatacataaaacaactcTCACTGAACAGCATTAAGggagaaaattttgtttattggcATTCAAGACATGAGGAAAAGGTGTGGTCATTACAAATAGGACGATGGCAAATGAGGCAGACAGATTTAGTTTTCCTATCAGTTTTCCGGGGGCATAGGGCACACCTTTTCTTTGTCTTATGGCCCCCTTCAGTGGTAGCAGGGATGACTGGAGTATTCATATTGAAAACATCTTTGATGATAGAAGTAACCTGCCGAGGCATCCTTTCTCTCATCAGTCTTTCTTGGGCCCATGGTTTCACGAGACTTAAAGCTACTTCTTGCATGAAAACTCGTCTTTCAAGCTTCTTTAATCCCTGCTCTAACCTCAAGTTGCTATATAGTATGAATGCATTAATAGTAACTGCATTTATTAGTCCATAAAAGATGCGAAGAGGCCATCGCCTGGTGCGTCTACTACAAGAGTACATAGCACACATTTGATCAAATGTATCAACTGctccttttgttttattataaaacattataatttctGGTTTTGTGTTCTCACTGATCGATGCATCTTGGTGAAGGGTTGATAAAAGCAGTACAATCTTAGTACTTTTTACTTTGTATGAAACAATAGTTACCTTCTCATCAAATATGAAAGCTGATGAACTCACAAGTCGGTCCTTTGTTTCTAGCATTTCTGATGGAACGTATGGCTTCTTGCGTAGTGTTCCAATTAGTTTTAGCTTCTTTTCTCTCAAAGCAATAGCCAATGAATAAGATGTAAACCAGTTATCTGTAGTTATTGTCCTATCAGTATGAAAATAGGGTTTTACAAGTTCTGTAGTTATATATTCACCTTGAAGTATTCCAGCGGGTGTGTTTGTATTGGAGCCAAGATAAGGTATGGCATTTAGCATGTACTTAGAATTTACATCACATGCCATGAATAACTTCATTCCATATTTTGCAGGCTTATTTGCTATATACATTCTAAATGGACAGCGACCTCTGAAAGCTAATAGCTGCTCATCTACTGTGATATTCTCTCCTGGGTTATAGTTTTGTTTGCAACGATCTATGATATGTGTCCATATGGTCCTTATTGCAGCAAACCAGtcagttttcttcctttcatctctTGTATCTTTGTTGTCAAAACGTAAGCATCGAATCAAAAAGCAAAAGCGCCTCTCACTCATAGCTGCACGATATAAAGGGGCACCAAAATACTGGTTCCACATTTCTTCAGTCGTAACATGGTTATCCTGCCTAGCACCAGACATAATCAGCAATCCAATAAGAGCTTTGATCTCATTTAGAGTTGCAGGTTCTATTGTAGCTTTTTTTGTCTTAAACTCTGGTGCCAATTCCTTGATTTGAGAATTTGTATGAAGTAGTATCTCACTGTAAAAGAAATCACCAAAGaagagatcaagaaaatcttGTGGTGGAACTGCAGTTTGAACCTCATTTGTGGGACCCTCATTGTAATCTGGATGAGTGTCTAATTGTGCAGACTGGGTTGGAACTTGTGGCTGAGTACTCCATCTGTGACCATCACGGCTCCGTAACCACTCCTTCTTGAATGAATGCAGACATTTATCTGGTTGAAGAGCCTCCCCTCTTTTCTTATTACTTCTTCTGGAGATATTTGGGCTTTGTGCTGCAACATTTGTTGATGCAAAAATAGAGCTTGTTGTAGGGCCACTTGAAGGAGGCCGATTCAGCTTCTTTGGTGAAACACGTTTCTTCTGTAATGGAAGGGTCTCAACCTCTTGTTCATCTATTACTTCAGGAGTAAATTCTTCATGCTCATCACTATCATAAATTTCTTCAATTATTAGATTATCAGGCTCAtttattacttcaagattttcacATTCTATAACAATATCATCACAGTTATCACTGTCGTCATCAAAAAGAATAGTCTGCATTTCCTCagcagttattgtttttttactaAACATTGTCTAATTGTCTTTTAACTTGAAAGACTATAATACatgtatttctgaaaaaaaatatagataggTTATATATTATGGCAAACATtataatttagaattctttgtaaaatgttatgaaataataaaaaaagttatgtatttacataggtaaatatatatagccAGTATTCAGTGTTTTCTCAAATCATACGGTTTGACAATCCTTGAAAAGAGTAaacagtttaaaataattaattactctTCAATAACATTGGAAAATTCTATGCAACAACTTGAAAAGAAAAGGTTATCTGCAGCCCAATACACAACATATCTTTTTGAGCTTATGGTATATGAAGTTATTCTGAAATTTTTACTAACATTATTTGATTTATAGTTCATACACTAGTCAGTAACACAGTATCGTAATGACGGAAACATAACATAGTACTGTAGACCAAGCAAGTGTACACATGCAGCAACATAAGCATGATATATTATCAAACTTGCACACACTAGCTATAATAATGGGTATTGCAGACCCCAAGGATGGTTACACAGACAGTAACCTAGGGTCTTCCAGACCCCATACATATTTACACTGAAAGTAACATGGGGTCTTCCAAACCCCACACATGTTTACACTGAAGGTAACATGGGGTCTTATTGACCCCCTACATGTTTACACTGTAAGTAACATGGGGTCTTATAGACCCCGTACATGTTTACACTAATGGTAACATGGGGTCTCTTGGACACCAATGAAGCTTACCACAAAGTAAATATGGACACTAATGTAATGATACACCTTACTCCTTCAAGGTCTTGAGTCAAACTAACAATATCAAAAAGCCTAGCTGGCTACTAGCATATTCAAGGATCCCAAAGCACAAACATTGTAAAGTTGGAAAGTGGTGGGGTGCAAAGCACCCCAGGTTGCCTATTAAGGGTTAAATCGACAGAATCGATGAAGAAAATGTTGCCTCAATAACGCTTATACCTTGGATCCCTGAAGCCCAGACTATTCTTCGAATGGAATCCAAACGCTCCAAAGAGGCTGCAGACAGACGCAAAGAGACTCGAAGGATCCTGTAGATTCCTGGTGGCAGATTTTGAAACCAATCCTTGCGACAGCCATGACATACCAGTCAAAGAAAATGTtgagaaatattgttcatatAGTTTATTTGTTGGCCAGTTATTTTGTTACTGGATGTATAAGGGCCTTTAGgccttgttttaataattttatggatTTGCTATTATGCAACTATACTCCTAAAAATGAGATTGCTTCTTTTGCAACAGAAGGATGGAAAATCAATTTCTTCGGTGGTCAGCAGAAAGCCAGGAAACAGAAAGGTACCGAAATTGAAAACCTTAGGGCGCAAGTCCAAGAATTACAAGAAATCCTCATCAGTCGCGATTCAGATATAAAGGCCTATAAACGCACGATACATGAATTGATGTTgagtatgaaaaagaaagacgaaTCCCTGGAAATGCAAGGCAGATTAAATAAACATCTGCAAAGCCATGCACAAAAAGCAGTAGAAAAAGTCGTCgacaaaagagaatatataagaGGGCAATATGAAGAGATTAAAGACTTGAAGAAAAGACTAGCggatcaagaaaaattaataaaaagagtaagagtgaaagaagaggaaaccaaaaaTCTAAGAAAAGCGCTGGCTATGAAAGACTACGTCCTTAGAAAACAGGAGAAGGCGTTAAAGGAACTGAGATCCATTCACCACCAGCAGACGCAGGCGTTAAAGGAACTGAGATCCATTCACCACCAGCAGACGCAGGCGTTAAAGGAACTGAGATCCCTTCGCCATCAGCAGACGCGGGAACTGCGAGAAGAAATGGAGCTCCTGCGACGACGAGACGAGGAGCTGAGAGAGGAAAACCAGAGGCTGGAGAAGCAATTGAAAGCCAATTTGGACGGAGCCAAAAAAACGGAAGGCTTGCGGAGAACAGAGGACGACATTACACGACTGTATACGATTCTTCAGGAGCCACAAAGGGAGACCTCTTCATTGAAAGCTCGCCGAAGTAGAAACATATGGAATCTGTATGAAAATGGACTGATGACACGAGAAATGGAAAAATCAGTGGACAAGAAGAGTAAAGACACAAGGTTGAAATTAGTTCGAGAAATTAGAAAAATCGAAAAATTaagtgaataaaaggaaaaaggaagaccTCTGAAGACGCTAAGCATCACGAGGAAAATAGTTCTCCAGCTTTCTCTCTCAATAgagtaagagagaagagagagagaccttacctaaCCCCCAGCTATCTCTCTTTTCTCACTAGAGAGGAGAGACTTtcccccaagtctctctctctctctctctctctctctctctctctctctctctctctctctctctctctctctctctctctctctcgtgcgagaGCTGAaggctgcatctctctctctctctctctctagaaagagagagactttcccccaagtctctctctttctagagagatagatagagagagagagagaacgagagggaTAGATACagccctcagctctctctctttctctctcactagAGAGAAGGAGGGACTTTCccccaaagtctctctctctctctctctagaaaagagagaaaacaagagtGATAGATACTTGacccctctttttttctctctctccctctctctagagACTTTCCCCAAGTCTCTCtgtagagagaggaagagagagagagagagagagagagggatagatacacctcagctctctctctctttgtcactcactcacgagagagagagagagagagagagagagagagagagagagagagagagagagagagagagagagagagagagagactttccccaAGTCTTTTCTCGTGAGTGAGAGAGCCGAGGGCtgtgtctgtccctctctctctctctctctctctctctctctctctctctctctctctctctctctctctctcaagaaagagaGACTTTtccccgagtctctctctctctctctctctctctctttctctctctcgagagagagagagaacgagagggaTAGATACagccctcagctctctctctttctcactcactagagagagagagagaccttacagaccttacagaccttacaattcgttcgggttgccccaggtccctcagtgtgaggcacctttgatgtctaccagagagttgctaacgcatcttccggtatattttgcatcttccagtcttggatggtctgggatgcatcttagatatttgtcgagcttattcttaaacacatctacgctcactcctgttatgttcctcagatgagctggtagcgcattgaatagacgctgcattatcgatgctggtgcgtggtggattaatgtcctgtgtgctttccttaattttcctggtatagtttttggcactattaatctacctctgcttgctctttttgataattttagttccatgatgttttcggtaattccttctatctgtttccatgcttgaattaccatgtagcgttctcttctcctttcaagactatataaatttaagaattgtagtctttcccagtagtcaaggtccttaacttcttctattctagctgtaaatgacctttgtacactctctatttgtgcaatatccttttggtagtgtgggtaccatattatattgcaatattcaagtggacttctgtacgtacgttttataaagcataatcatgtgttcagcttttctagttttgaagtgccggaacaacattcccatttttgctttgcattttgccaatagaattgctatttgatcattgcataacatattcctattcaacatcacaccaaggtctttaactgcttccttgtttgtgattgtctcattattaggtcctttatatgcatatagcattctactttatcaccatagttcattgattcaaatttatcagagttaaataccatcctatttatctctgcccatttatatattttgtttaggtctctttgtagcgagttcctatcttcatcacaagcaatttctctacttattcttgtgtcatctgcgaaacttcttactactgagtccttaacattactgtctatgtctgcaatcataatcacaaacagcaatgcagctaacaccgtaccctgtggtacaccggatattaccgtagcttcatccgatttctcatcgtttgcaatcactatctgttttctattttgcaaaaattcttttatccatcttcctactttgtcaacaatgttatgttttctaattttttttcgctaatatattatgatctaccttgtcaaaagcttttgcaaagtctaggtaaaccacatctgtatcttttcatttatcatatttttatatatgctttcatggtggactaacagttgggtttgtgtactttttccggtacaaaaccatgttgtcctatattgaacaatctatttttcattaaatgtttcattatattttttttcattaccctttcatatactttcataatatgagatgtcagactcacaggcctataattacttgcctctagtcttgaaccacttttgaaagtaggagtaatatatgctaatttatgctcatcataaatcttgcctgtatctatactttgccttaataatattgctagcggcttttgcgattgaatgaaccactttctttaacaatatggcaggtactccatctggtcctgctgctgatccatttttaatttcattaatagcctgcacaatatcggcttctgtaatatctatatctgataagtattcagtattttcatctcttatttctgtatcattatcttcattgtcaattctaggtgtaaattcactcttatatctttctgctaatatgttacatatttccttttttcattcgttaatcgcccttcaattcttagaaggcctatttctactcttattttattcatctttttgcatatgaataaaaaaattttagggttttgcttgatattttgtagtgtcatttcttctaggttccatttttcattttcttttgattgagactttccccaaatctctctctctctctctctctctctctctctctctctagtgagtgagaaagagagctGAGGGCTGTATATAtccctctcgttctctctctctctctctctctctttctcgtaaccaattggttcttagccacgtaaaataagtctaatccttcgggccagccctaggagagctgttaatcagctcagtggtctggtaaaactaagctatacttacttacttctctctctctctctctctctctctctctctctctctctcgagagagagagagagagagagagagagagagagagagactgggaaaaGTCtctctttcttgagagagagagaaacgaggggTCAAGTATCTATCACTCTCGTTTTCTTTCTATAGAGAGAAAACGAGAGGGACAGACACAGCCCTCGGCTCTCTCACTCACGAGAAAGAGACTTGGGGGGAAAAGTAGAGAGAACGAGAGGGATAGATACAGCCCTCAGCTCTCTTCTTTCTcactcactagagagagagagagagagagagagagagagagagagagagagagagagagagacagaccttaccttacagaccttacagttcgttcgggttgccccaggtccctcagtgtgaggcacctctgatgtctaccagagaattgctaatgcatcttccggtatattttgcatcttccagtcttggatggtctgggatgcatcttagatatttgtcgagcttatccttaaacacatctacgctcactcctgttatgtttctcagatgagctggtagcgcattgaatagacgctgcattatcgatgctggtgcgcggtggattaatgtcctgtgtgctttccttagttttcctggtatcgttttgggcactattaatctacctctgcttgctttttctgatatttttagctccatgatgttttcagtaattccttctatctgtttccatgcctggataatcatgtagcgttctcttcttctttcaagactataaatttaagaattgtagtctttccaagtagtcaaggtccttaacttcatctattctagctgtaaaggacctttgtacactttctatttgtgcaatatccttttggtagtgtgggtaccatattatattacaatattcaagtggactacgtacgtacgttttagaaagcataatcatgtgttcggcttttcttgttttgaagtgccggaacagcattcccatttttgctttgcattttgccaatattattgctatttggtcattgcataacatattcctatattcaacatcacaccaaggtctttaactgcttccttatttgtgattgtctcatcattaggacctttatatgcataCTTATTACTGCTCCTCTTGTTGCAGCCCACTTTTCTAGTCtgtcaattctttctttttcatgttcaaCATTCGATTCTGTGGCTACTCCAAATAATGTGTTTAAAGCAGTTCCAATGAAAGGTAGGAGAGATCACTTTTATCTGGTTTTTACAGTCATTTCTATTTCTGCACTTAAGTTTTCTAACAAAAATGTACTCTGTTAGTATCCCCTTTCTGCAGAATTCTCCCAATATCCTGTTGTATGtcctttaactttttctcattgcTTAACACTGATGATATGTCTAGCTTAATTATTCCTAAGTCCTTAATCATTTTAACGTTTCCATGTCTTTTCAACAATGATCCTTTTCTTATTTCCACTTCTGAGGAAATTAGTCCAAATAAGATTATCATAAAGATGAGCCGCATTTATCTACAccattttcatgtgttatgtgctGTATCTTCAGAGGACCATGGATctatttttactgcttttatattattccagtgaactactttttcctttagaccACTTTCACTggttactctatatttgtttaattttaacacttctacaactctacaTGGTCCAGTGAATTTAGGagatacctttacatttggcccttctagaacatgattttgtatgtaaatttgagtacctactttaatgtctggtttaatggtaccttaattataatatttggcatgagtagtatgaccctcttttaatttttcccttgttttcatgactgtttcgtaagtacgtctggtcttccatgcaacagtCATCATAGTtctaagtatgtctgggtggtgttgaatcgtctaataatgtgttaggcattcttttctgataaccatatagcaaataatgcGGGGATTCTCCTAccgtctcatttacagtattattcaaagTGAATTGTACGTCTTCtaatgctaagtcccaatcttctgtccgtgggctcactaaagttttcaggatatcctttattttactgttagttcgttctactgctccattagaacttgatTTATAAActgttatttgacacttatttatttaataaaattcacatattttctttaaaacatcaCTAGGAAACTCAGCAGCATTGtccgaaagaagaacttgtgggcATGAATGTCTTGTGATGATTCTAGATTTAAGACCTTCTGCTCCTGtagctgcatctctgtttcttactggtacgatttctacatatctggttaaatagtctaagaagactaatatttgtctatttcctctaatagtggttggaaatggacctaaaaagtccattgtAATTAGTTGTAATGGATTTAattccgatgggtatttttcaagtgaagctttaagatttacgttacctttatgtgtGTTAccaactatacagttttgtacaaagtttttggcatcttcactacaatgtggccaaaactaatttctggttatgattctgcttgtcttttcaattcctggatgtcctgctaacttatatgagtgtgttagttctaaaacctCTCTGacgagtgtttttgggatgtatagacgagaacaaccattcttctctgttggctttttatacaacagtccatttattaattgaaaatctgtcattaactgtcctactatttgtctgatttctgcatcattttcttgttgtattttcactctttccagatctaaatctactatttgacaactaaaacaaaaggtattagtggtaatgcatttttctgtttctttttgagatctggataatacatctgccaaggtgttaaatttccctggaatatatctgaattttcgggcaaattctagtacactaatgaaccatctattgaacttcatgttgttggtaaggCTCTccttttaaataagtcacaaatgagtttgtgatcagtaagcacattaacattatgacctaaaagtatgtgtctaaatttctttaaacccccaatacaaagataaacattctctttctgtggtagtgtagtttctttctgctggatttaaaactctactaTCATAATATACTgctcctagtcctgtacttgaggcataACGAGcgaagtaaaagtctttggaaaaatctgggcaGACTAAAAccgggttcctggtcattttgctctttagtgtttgaaaggctgtttcttgttcatccttccattcataattgaTGTGTTTCTTTGTAAGTTCTGTTAAAGGTTTGGGTacagtagcaaaaccctttataaaaggtctataataacctaccatacctaggaaccttcttaatgctttcaaattagtggaaGCTGGGAAATCAACAAtcgcctttattttacctgcctgcatgcgcagtccatcttcactaattacatgaccccaGTATTCTAAAGATTCCATgagaaattgacatttctttaattttatttttagtcctgcaattcttagtctctctaggaccatttctaatgtcctggggtgactttctaagtctttcttTGTAAGTTCTGTTAAAGGTTTGggtatagtagcaaaaccctttataaaaggtctataataacctaccatacctaggaaacTTCTTAATggtttcaaattagtgggagctaggaagtcaactattgcctttattttatctGCCTGCATGCGCaatccatcttcactaattacatgacccaagtattctaaagatttcatcagaaattgacatttctttaattttaattttagtcttgcaattcttaatctctctaggaccatttctaatgtccTGAGGTGACTTTCAAAgcctttgctaaaaatgattacatcgtccaagtatactgcaacattttctatgtcccctagaATTTGTAGCATTAACCTGACAattgttaatggggctgatgtgagtccaaatggcattacttcaaagtGTAAATGTTCCTTATGTGtactgaaggctgtgaatggtttcgattcttcatctagaggtacttgccaatatccactaagcaaatctaaggatgaaaatattttggcccctcctaattgagctaacatgtcctTAATTactggcatcggcattctatctggaactgtgttggaatttaacttcctgtaatctattacaagtctccaactaccatctttctttggaacaagtaacagtggggaattatatggagatttagaaggaattactactccatcttctttcatttcctctatcaacttgtcaactatgggtctctggcttatgggtaatctgtaattaggaatgaaaaatggcttggctccatcacctaataaaattctatattgtagaacatttgttcttcctagtttatctccttctatagctattacacatctgtatttctctaacatctgagttaacttgtgtctattttct
Coding sequences:
- the LOC136831682 gene encoding piggyBac transposable element-derived protein 4-like, whose product is MFSKKTITAEEMQTILFDDDSDNCDDIVIECENLEVINEPDNLIIEEIYDSDEHEEFTPEVIDEQEVETLPLQKKRVSPKKLNRPPSSGPTTSSIFASTNVAAQSPNISRRSNKKRGEALQPDKCLHSFKKEWLRSRDGHRWSTQPQVPTQSAQLDTHPDYNEGPTNEVQTAVPPQDFLDLFFGDFFYSEILLHTNSQIKELAPEFKTKKATIEPATLNEIKALIGLLIMSGARQDNHVTTEEMWNQYFGAPLYRAAMSERRFCFLIRCLRFDNKDTRDERKKTDWFAAIRTIWTHIIDRCKQNYNPGENITVDEQLLAFRGRCPFRMYIANKPAKYGMKLFMACDVNSKYMLNAIPYLGSNTNTPAGILQGEYITTELVKPYFHTDRTITTDNWFTSYSLAIALREKKLKLIGTLRKKPYVPSEMLETKDRLVSSSAFIFDEKVTIVSYKVKSTKIVLLLSTLHQDASISENTKPEIIMFYNKTKGAVDTFDQMCAMYSCSRRTRRWPLRIFYGLINAVTINAFILYSNLRLEQGLKKLERRVFMQEVALSLVKPWAQERLMRERMPRQVTSIIKDVFNMNTPVIPATTEGGHKTKKRCALCPRKTDRKTKSVCLICHRPICNDHTFSSCLECQ
- the LOC136831683 gene encoding putative golgin subfamily A member 6-like protein 3; translation: MKKKDESLEMQGRLNKHLQSHAQKAVEKVVDKREYIRGQYEEIKDLKKRLADQEKLIKRVRVKEEETKNLRKALAMKDYVLRKQEKALKELRSIHHQQTQALKELRSIHHQQTQALKELRSLRHQQTRELREEMELLRRRDEELREENQRLEKQLKANLDGAKKTEGLRRTEDDITRLYTILQEPQRETSSLKARRSRNIWNLYENGLMTREMEKSVDKKSKDTRLKLVREIRKIEKLSE